A single genomic interval of Alteromonas sp. BL110 harbors:
- the dld gene encoding D-lactate dehydrogenase translates to MQQAPIISAFKRVLGESNLAVGKRQTEHYRKGWRSGEGEALAVLFPSTLMQYWEVLKVCVKYNCIIIMQAAKTGLTEGSTPSGDDYDRPVVVINTLAMDDIVLINDGKQVLSFPGATLFKLEKMLKPLGRAPHSVIGSSCLGASIVGGVANNSGGALVKRGPAYTELSLYAQIDANGDLKLVNHLGIDLGDTPEEIIGNLASGNFSKSLPETSKKASASDYEQIVRDVNADTPSRFNADPSRLYEASGCAGKIAVFAVRLDTFEVPKKEQTFYIGTNDADVLTRIRKDILSTFDNVPEVGEYLHREMFDIADVYGKDTILSIERLGTDSLPKMFAIKGRVDAALNKLPFMPRYLSDRAMQFGSKFFSDQIPSSLRAYRDKYEHHLILKMSDGGIEEAETLLAKLFRKEKLDGDYITCNEEEASKAFLLRFAAAGAAVRYQMMRHKQVGDILALDIALRRNDEFWVEALPEHIAKHVEKPLYYGHFFCHVFHQDYILKKGSDAHKVKADMLALLDSRGAKYPAEHNVGHLYKAESTLQQFYRELDPTNTFNPGIGKMEKHKRNCSCCL, encoded by the coding sequence ATGCAACAAGCCCCAATCATTAGCGCATTTAAACGCGTACTCGGGGAAAGTAATCTGGCCGTTGGAAAACGCCAGACAGAGCACTACCGAAAAGGGTGGCGATCGGGCGAGGGTGAGGCATTGGCCGTGCTATTTCCAAGCACGCTCATGCAATATTGGGAAGTCCTTAAGGTTTGCGTTAAATATAACTGCATCATCATAATGCAGGCTGCCAAAACCGGGTTAACCGAAGGCTCTACGCCAAGCGGCGATGATTACGATAGACCTGTGGTGGTTATTAACACTTTAGCCATGGACGATATCGTTCTAATAAACGATGGTAAGCAGGTATTGAGTTTTCCTGGGGCAACCTTGTTTAAGCTTGAGAAAATGTTGAAACCACTTGGACGCGCGCCGCATTCAGTGATTGGGTCGTCGTGTTTGGGGGCATCTATCGTTGGTGGTGTTGCTAACAATTCTGGCGGCGCATTGGTAAAACGAGGGCCCGCTTATACGGAGCTATCGCTATACGCTCAAATAGATGCTAACGGTGACCTAAAGCTGGTTAATCACTTAGGAATAGACTTGGGTGATACACCTGAAGAAATTATCGGTAACCTCGCTTCAGGCAACTTTTCAAAATCACTCCCAGAAACCAGTAAGAAAGCGTCAGCAAGTGACTATGAACAAATAGTTCGCGATGTTAATGCTGATACGCCTAGCCGCTTTAATGCAGACCCATCAAGGCTTTATGAAGCTAGCGGTTGCGCCGGTAAAATCGCCGTTTTTGCCGTGCGATTAGACACATTTGAAGTGCCTAAAAAAGAACAAACGTTTTATATCGGTACAAACGATGCTGATGTGCTTACCCGTATCCGCAAAGATATTTTGTCGACGTTCGATAACGTTCCTGAAGTAGGTGAATACCTGCATAGAGAAATGTTTGATATTGCAGATGTGTATGGCAAAGATACGATATTGAGTATTGAACGTTTAGGCACTGACTCACTACCTAAAATGTTTGCAATTAAAGGGAGGGTAGATGCTGCACTTAACAAACTGCCTTTTATGCCTCGCTACCTAAGTGACAGAGCAATGCAGTTTGGAAGTAAGTTTTTTTCTGACCAAATTCCTTCAAGTTTAAGAGCCTACCGCGACAAGTACGAGCACCACCTTATCCTTAAAATGAGTGATGGCGGTATTGAAGAGGCAGAAACACTATTAGCCAAGCTGTTCAGGAAAGAGAAGCTAGATGGTGATTACATTACTTGTAATGAAGAGGAAGCGTCTAAAGCGTTTTTGTTGCGTTTCGCCGCAGCGGGGGCAGCAGTGCGCTATCAAATGATGCGTCACAAACAAGTAGGGGATATTTTAGCGCTAGATATTGCCTTGCGCCGCAATGACGAGTTTTGGGTAGAAGCGTTGCCTGAGCACATAGCTAAACATGTCGAAAAGCCGCTTTATTACGGCCATTTCTTTTGCCATGTTTTCCATCAAGATTACATACTTAAGAAGGGCAGCGACGCTCACAAAGTCAAAGCAGACATGTTGGCACTATTAGATAGCCGCGGTGCTAAATATCCTGCCGAACATAATGTTGGGCATTTGTATAAAGCAGAAAGCACTCTACAGCAGTTTTACAGAGAACTAGACCCTACCAATACTTTTAACCCAGGCATTGGTAAGATGGAGAAGCACAAACGCAATTGTTCGTGCTGTTTATAG
- the prsT gene encoding XrtA/PEP-CTERM system TPR-repeat protein PrsT: MDFFNNKKRFVQRAIVSAVASSLIVFNSFATTSEDYEKALTAFNENEYDEAYIHLKNSLQKDPENLAAKILMGEILLINGYLTAAEMEFVEALEMGADINLLAEPLGNTWLFLNRYQEIVDFSDLTKLSGDAEREWLMIRATACIRLEDEQCALRDYNTIVSRTPDFVPAINGLASIALQNEDLFKASSLINKAMSLEPENAITWRLKGQLAYRQGDTDAATAHLQKALTFNRDDPIALRNLVDLYLEAKDYDTAKLFVDEIIEDTPNDPLAILLNSWLQSRDNQQAIDNEKLKELNDFMAQLDPELITSQPMLLYISGLTNFFNNNMETAAKDFNGYLQQEPDDLQAVLMLSQVYMATQQDKKALSLLERHQNALIEDPDSALLLGDLFIRQNKAFKAERLLQNLEYKYPNENKLQLFKIKLMAARGKQSEALSILEKNLSTYKDNPGFLFTYSLMNLQAQQFDNALKGANLLSKLFPDEAEVYNLKAGILIRQGQLAEAKDNIEKALAQNPTLFPAKFNLAATESRLGNVDKSNQLVEELLALSPQHNETLMLKAFNLTKAGNVEDAKQIYLDILTLNPSNIGARERVSSLYQQQGDTKNALYHLDLLIKDDFDNADYLLRKAALQLSNNQRADAEKTLSIVRNFINDDAGKLIAYADQARNLGNNESALDAMARAHEIANTSTFVTLRYTSLLLDLQKNDKAQSLLATIPANQQQSPVYHFLKGRLAANKGNDESAIDDYVKALDVDASFAQAFIALYNYALNEQFVDVFLQTARKLASENENNLLAKNLLAQYLFFIQEFEESTALYKELIEEPNLLNPAEAFNRLAIMHIEKSLVTAKNYARQAYELQPNSSKILDTFGHIKALQGDYEGSLKMLRDAFARDANDPNIRYHLGYTLAKLNRVEEAKKELEYAVNVERPFFRRPQARALLESL; the protein is encoded by the coding sequence ATGGATTTTTTTAATAATAAAAAGCGTTTTGTACAACGCGCTATTGTCTCTGCAGTTGCCTCTTCTTTAATCGTATTCAACAGTTTCGCAACTACCTCAGAAGACTATGAAAAGGCCCTAACTGCCTTTAACGAAAACGAATACGATGAAGCCTATATCCATCTTAAAAATAGCTTGCAAAAAGACCCAGAAAACCTGGCTGCTAAAATACTAATGGGCGAGATACTACTTATTAATGGCTACCTTACCGCGGCCGAGATGGAGTTTGTAGAAGCGCTGGAAATGGGTGCCGATATTAACCTTTTGGCAGAGCCGCTGGGCAATACTTGGCTTTTCTTAAACAGATACCAGGAGATTGTAGACTTTTCTGATTTGACCAAGCTATCGGGTGATGCAGAGCGTGAATGGTTAATGATTCGTGCAACCGCGTGTATTAGATTGGAAGACGAGCAGTGCGCCTTACGCGACTACAACACCATCGTTTCCCGTACACCAGACTTCGTGCCTGCCATTAATGGTCTAGCCTCTATTGCCCTTCAAAATGAAGACTTATTTAAAGCAAGTTCTCTTATCAATAAAGCCATGTCGTTAGAACCAGAAAACGCAATAACATGGCGTTTGAAAGGGCAACTGGCATATCGACAGGGAGATACTGACGCGGCAACTGCACATTTACAAAAAGCCCTGACGTTTAACCGCGACGACCCTATTGCCCTGCGTAATCTGGTAGATTTGTATTTAGAAGCGAAAGACTATGATACAGCAAAGCTATTCGTCGATGAGATCATTGAAGACACACCTAACGATCCTCTGGCCATTTTACTCAATAGCTGGTTGCAAAGCAGAGACAACCAACAAGCTATTGATAACGAGAAGCTAAAAGAGCTTAATGATTTTATGGCGCAGCTTGACCCTGAGCTCATAACTTCTCAACCTATGTTGCTCTACATAAGCGGTTTAACAAACTTCTTTAATAACAACATGGAAACTGCCGCAAAAGACTTTAATGGCTATTTGCAACAAGAGCCTGATGACTTACAGGCAGTATTGATGCTAAGCCAAGTCTATATGGCGACTCAGCAAGATAAAAAAGCGCTTTCCCTGCTTGAACGCCATCAAAATGCGTTGATAGAGGACCCTGACTCTGCCCTTCTTCTAGGTGACTTATTTATTCGCCAAAATAAAGCGTTTAAAGCTGAACGCTTATTACAAAACCTTGAATATAAGTATCCGAATGAGAACAAACTTCAGCTGTTTAAAATCAAATTGATGGCTGCCAGAGGTAAACAGAGCGAAGCGCTATCAATTCTTGAAAAAAATCTGTCGACCTACAAAGATAATCCAGGTTTTCTATTCACTTATTCATTAATGAATTTACAAGCGCAGCAATTCGATAATGCGCTGAAGGGTGCAAATTTACTAAGTAAGCTTTTTCCTGATGAAGCCGAAGTGTACAACCTAAAAGCCGGCATTCTAATTAGGCAAGGTCAATTGGCGGAAGCTAAAGACAACATCGAGAAAGCGTTAGCGCAAAACCCTACCCTCTTTCCGGCAAAATTCAATTTAGCAGCTACAGAAAGTCGTTTAGGAAATGTAGATAAATCTAACCAACTTGTAGAAGAGTTACTTGCTTTGTCCCCTCAGCATAACGAAACATTAATGCTAAAGGCGTTTAATTTAACCAAAGCGGGGAACGTAGAAGACGCGAAGCAAATTTACCTCGATATACTAACGCTCAATCCTTCGAATATCGGCGCTAGGGAACGCGTTTCTTCTTTGTATCAGCAACAGGGCGACACTAAGAACGCTCTGTATCATTTAGATTTGCTTATAAAAGATGATTTCGACAATGCTGACTACCTTCTTCGTAAAGCTGCCCTTCAGCTATCAAATAATCAGCGTGCAGATGCAGAAAAAACGCTAAGTATTGTGAGAAATTTTATTAACGACGATGCTGGAAAGCTGATCGCCTATGCCGACCAAGCTCGCAATTTAGGAAACAACGAAAGCGCCCTAGATGCCATGGCTCGCGCGCACGAAATAGCCAATACAAGTACGTTTGTTACTTTGCGCTATACGAGCTTATTGTTAGATTTGCAGAAAAACGATAAAGCACAGTCGCTGTTAGCAACCATTCCTGCAAACCAGCAACAAAGCCCGGTTTACCATTTTCTTAAGGGCAGATTGGCTGCGAATAAGGGTAATGATGAAAGCGCAATTGACGATTATGTAAAAGCACTAGACGTGGACGCTTCTTTTGCACAGGCGTTTATTGCGCTCTATAACTACGCATTAAACGAACAGTTTGTTGATGTATTTTTGCAAACCGCGCGCAAACTAGCGAGTGAAAATGAGAACAACTTGCTGGCGAAAAATCTGCTGGCTCAGTACCTTTTCTTTATTCAAGAGTTCGAGGAATCAACAGCACTCTATAAAGAGCTTATTGAAGAGCCCAACCTACTTAATCCAGCCGAAGCCTTTAACCGTTTAGCGATAATGCATATCGAAAAGTCTCTGGTTACCGCGAAAAACTATGCGCGACAAGCATATGAGCTGCAACCTAACTCTTCAAAGATACTAGATACCTTCGGGCACATCAAAGCGCTACAGGGAGATTATGAGGGCAGTCTCAAAATGCTTAGAGACGCTTTCGCAAGGGACGCAAACGACCCCAACATTCGCTATCATCTTGGCTACACGCTTGCAAAACTCAATAGAGTTGAGGAAGCGAAAAAAGAGTTAGAGTATGCAGTAAATGTAGAACGCCCTTTCTTTAGGCGTCCGCAGGCTAGAGCATTATTAGAGAGCCTTTAA
- the xdp1 gene encoding exosortase-dependent surface protein XDP1 — protein MKLRKLIIVMSVVSAFSAHATDSSLNEYSLVTDGISYTLSPDSSSGTSITIDGTTVYVGVTSWADTGYYNGNYDTWSGGYYDGTYYQAENDDRVVNQGSLNDYGEGFGLVNNDIYRNERNRYKGDQHSIDNYDADKGIADFDMILLSFSTDVKLTDASFSWVNNFGSNPDSENEVTVVGLDDVSLFSSAQDFTWADVAETTISSAVGHYGVSNTKVGDSFVSEFTDSTFAQYWLVGAYNTFFDDSTSSNNFGFKLSSLGIELAKNDTTPPPPTQVSEPGALALMSLGLGLVLYRRKRRV, from the coding sequence ATGAAGTTAAGAAAATTAATAATAGTTATGTCAGTAGTGTCTGCCTTTTCTGCACATGCAACCGACAGTAGCCTCAACGAATATTCATTAGTCACAGACGGTATTAGTTATACCCTTTCTCCAGATAGTTCTAGCGGGACCTCAATAACCATCGATGGCACTACCGTTTATGTCGGAGTTACTTCTTGGGCAGATACTGGGTACTATAATGGTAATTACGACACTTGGAGTGGCGGTTATTATGATGGTACGTACTATCAAGCCGAAAATGATGATCGAGTTGTTAATCAGGGAAGTTTGAATGATTACGGTGAAGGCTTTGGTTTAGTAAACAATGATATATACCGAAATGAACGCAATAGGTACAAGGGCGATCAGCACTCTATTGATAATTATGATGCAGATAAAGGCATTGCAGATTTCGATATGATCTTACTTTCGTTCAGCACTGATGTGAAGCTTACAGACGCTTCGTTTTCTTGGGTGAATAATTTCGGCAGCAATCCAGATAGCGAAAACGAAGTCACTGTTGTAGGTTTAGATGATGTTTCGTTATTTTCTAGTGCTCAAGACTTTACTTGGGCCGACGTAGCTGAGACAACTATTTCTTCCGCGGTAGGTCACTATGGCGTAAGCAATACTAAAGTTGGTGATTCTTTTGTATCAGAGTTCACCGACTCGACCTTTGCTCAGTATTGGCTTGTCGGTGCATATAATACTTTTTTCGACGACAGTACTTCTTCAAACAACTTCGGGTTTAAGCTTAGTTCTTTAGGTATTGAACTAGCAAAGAATGATACTACACCGCCCCCACCTACGCAGGTTAGCGAACCAGGCGCCCTTGCACTTATGAGTTTAGGTTTAGGTCTTGTTCTTTATAGACGTAAGCGTCGCGTTTAA
- the xdp1 gene encoding exosortase-dependent surface protein XDP1, producing the protein MRLLDKTFSSKTVLLLSIALVSTLSANLAFATSYKKHDYSYCGSSGSSNTQSKQCNSPLGEYTYDLVDDGVYNSVNPDNSPVEIDGVNISLSAFSDTNNVSGETVVAASLQKISNTWAYGITNNDEAYYNGNADHAIDNINYYYEGSRAAYKSGMTNVERDYDFVLLSFDSAVTLTGASFSWLYSSNDSQVSVAALSDTSALTSGVNTWSDIVADALTSASYDIENCDYLEHRADFAFTESAQYWLVGAYNTVFGNIGGYIGNDAFKLANVGFSVSETTDNSPPTAVSEPGTIGLLMACSIFVMWRRKKTI; encoded by the coding sequence ATGCGATTACTAGACAAAACCTTTTCTTCCAAAACCGTGCTGTTGCTTTCGATAGCGTTGGTATCGACGCTGAGCGCCAATTTAGCATTTGCTACTTCTTATAAAAAACATGATTACTCTTATTGCGGCTCATCGGGTAGCAGCAATACCCAGAGCAAACAGTGTAACTCGCCGCTGGGCGAATATACCTATGACCTAGTCGACGACGGTGTTTACAATAGCGTTAACCCTGATAACTCTCCCGTGGAGATTGATGGCGTAAACATTTCTTTATCTGCATTTTCAGATACTAATAATGTAAGTGGCGAAACAGTGGTAGCCGCTAGTCTACAAAAAATCTCAAATACTTGGGCTTATGGAATTACCAATAATGACGAAGCTTATTATAATGGTAATGCCGATCACGCTATAGACAACATCAACTACTATTATGAAGGTAGCCGAGCTGCTTATAAAAGTGGAATGACTAATGTTGAGCGTGATTATGACTTTGTACTGCTTTCATTTGACTCTGCAGTGACGCTTACTGGCGCGAGCTTTTCATGGCTATATAGTAGTAATGATAGTCAAGTTTCAGTAGCTGCCTTAAGTGACACTTCTGCTTTGACCTCTGGTGTGAATACATGGAGTGATATTGTTGCAGATGCGCTTACTTCGGCATCTTACGACATCGAGAACTGTGACTACCTAGAACACCGTGCCGATTTTGCGTTCACTGAGTCAGCACAATATTGGCTCGTAGGGGCATACAACACGGTATTTGGCAATATTGGTGGGTACATTGGTAACGATGCTTTTAAACTTGCTAATGTTGGTTTCTCTGTAAGTGAAACCACTGACAATTCCCCGCCTACAGCAGTCTCTGAGCCTGGAACAATTGGTTTATTGATGGCTTGTTCGATATTCGTCATGTGGCGCCGAAAAAAAACTATTTAA
- the pssA gene encoding CDP-diacylglycerol--serine O-phosphatidyltransferase, with protein MSEQKRKGIYLLPNLLTTAGLFSGFFAVVSSMNGRFEAAAVAIFVAMIFDGLDGRVARMTNTQSDFGAEYDSMADMVSFGMAPALVAYNWGLTELGKLGWLAAFVYVAGAALRLARFNTQVGIADKRFFQGLASPAAAAVVSGLVWVGVEYDAVGTDYGLIVAAVTGLAGLLMVSNFKYNSFKEVNWHGKVPFVGLLLVLLIFVVVATEPALVLFLVFALYALAGPINTFRTVEKVTLDDVVGDHEEDADFNADKKNQSESEDVSK; from the coding sequence ATGTCTGAACAAAAACGTAAAGGGATATACTTACTTCCCAATTTATTAACAACAGCAGGTTTGTTTTCTGGTTTCTTTGCTGTTGTATCATCAATGAACGGCCGCTTTGAAGCAGCCGCTGTCGCAATTTTTGTGGCAATGATATTTGATGGTCTGGATGGACGCGTAGCTCGAATGACAAATACGCAAAGTGATTTCGGCGCTGAGTATGACTCTATGGCCGATATGGTCTCTTTTGGGATGGCTCCCGCGCTAGTTGCTTATAATTGGGGATTAACAGAGCTAGGCAAGCTGGGTTGGTTAGCTGCATTTGTCTATGTAGCGGGCGCAGCATTGCGTTTAGCTCGCTTCAATACACAGGTTGGAATCGCTGATAAGCGCTTCTTCCAGGGTCTTGCTAGTCCAGCGGCAGCGGCAGTTGTATCCGGTCTCGTGTGGGTTGGTGTCGAGTATGACGCAGTAGGGACTGATTATGGGTTAATTGTGGCCGCGGTAACTGGGTTAGCTGGCTTACTTATGGTGAGTAACTTTAAATATAATTCTTTTAAAGAAGTTAACTGGCACGGAAAGGTTCCATTCGTTGGCCTTCTATTAGTACTTCTTATATTCGTTGTTGTTGCAACAGAGCCAGCGCTTGTATTGTTTTTAGTATTTGCTTTGTATGCACTGGCAGGACCTATTAATACTTTCCGCACGGTAGAGAAAGTGACGTTAGACGACGTAGTAGGCGATCACGAAGAAGACGCGGACTTCAATGCTGATAAAAAGAACCAAAGCGAAAGTGAAGACGTTTCTAAATAG
- a CDS encoding HvfA family oxazolone/thioamide-modified RiPP metallophore yields MKQIKKSSVATALGAVVIGSLASTVAVADVNPFGMQALESGYSQFAAEGKCGEGKCGGDKAEKEGKCGEGKCGGDKKAEKEGKCGEGKCGGDKKAEKEGKCGEGKCGGDKKAEKEGKCGEGKCGSM; encoded by the coding sequence ATGAAACAAATTAAAAAATCATCAGTAGCTACAGCGTTGGGTGCTGTTGTAATTGGCTCTTTGGCGTCAACAGTTGCAGTAGCAGATGTAAATCCATTTGGTATGCAAGCATTAGAATCTGGTTACAGCCAATTCGCTGCAGAAGGTAAGTGCGGCGAAGGTAAATGCGGCGGCGACAAAGCTGAGAAAGAAGGGAAGTGCGGCGAAGGTAAATGCGGCGGAGACAAGAAAGCTGAAAAAGAAGGCAAGTGCGGCGAAGGTAAATGCGGCGGAGACAAGAAAGCTGAAAAAGAAGGCAAGTGCGGCGAAGGTAAATGTGGCGGCGACAAGAAAGCTGAGAAAGAAGGCAAGTGTGGCGAAGGAAAATGCGGCAGCATGTAA
- a CDS encoding HvfB family MNIO-type RiPP peptide maturase: MKDINGAGLGFRREMLKELLPTLPTEVDFWEVAPENWIPLGGKYQEQFQQATSQSSFTTHGLSLSIGSSDKLDIEFVETVKRFLDANNIALYSEHLSFCSGNGHMYDLMPIPFTEDAIKHVVSRIVQVQDIIERPLVLENVSYYIAPGQEMDELEFTASILKESGCQMLLDVNNVYVNSINHKYDAKAFIDGLPSDKIVYGHIAGHYDEAEDLKVDTHGADVIEPVWELLEHAYLTHGVFPTLLERDFNIPPLSELLTEVRKIKQIQRRCEVARRSFVKGSVA, from the coding sequence ATGAAAGACATCAATGGCGCTGGCTTAGGTTTTCGTAGAGAAATGCTAAAAGAGCTTTTACCAACGTTGCCAACTGAGGTCGATTTTTGGGAAGTAGCACCTGAAAACTGGATCCCTCTTGGTGGAAAATACCAAGAACAATTTCAGCAAGCGACTTCGCAATCGTCTTTTACAACTCATGGTTTATCTTTGTCTATCGGCAGTAGTGACAAACTGGATATTGAGTTTGTGGAAACGGTAAAGCGATTCCTGGATGCCAACAATATTGCACTGTACAGCGAACACTTAAGTTTTTGTTCCGGCAACGGTCATATGTATGACCTTATGCCAATACCTTTTACTGAAGACGCAATTAAGCACGTTGTATCTCGAATTGTTCAAGTTCAAGATATTATCGAGCGACCGCTGGTTTTAGAGAATGTCTCTTATTACATTGCACCCGGCCAGGAAATGGATGAATTGGAATTTACTGCAAGTATATTAAAAGAATCGGGATGTCAGATGCTTCTTGATGTAAATAACGTGTACGTGAACAGTATTAACCACAAATATGACGCAAAAGCATTTATCGACGGTTTACCCTCTGACAAAATCGTTTATGGGCATATTGCCGGGCACTATGACGAAGCCGAGGACCTAAAGGTTGATACACACGGTGCTGATGTCATTGAGCCAGTATGGGAGCTGTTAGAACATGCTTACCTTACCCACGGCGTATTTCCGACTTTGCTAGAACGTGACTTCAATATTCCTCCTCTAAGCGAATTATTGACGGAAGTGAGGAAAATTAAACAGATTCAAAGAAGGTGTGAAGTGGCTAGAAGGTCATTCGTAAAAGGAAGCGTCGCATGA
- a CDS encoding HvfC family RiPP maturation protein: MTQSFQRTQKSFVEAIKDPQTYRNTDSDNARRMKIYQSLFFNNIDNFVSTAFPVLKAIVFKMYGAKGWESIVRQFFIEHECRSPYFSEISKEFVEYLSTEPSFDITLPDFAAELAHYEWLELDVSIRKNEDNVEFYQQENNVTAVSVSPYASLALYQYEVHLIGEDYIPGKPSQEQQFYIVYRDRNYNVQFAHVNPVTAILVNTLEQSEKGMEIDQLAKSLCRQLPQIPSNVLINGMNQTLIDMLQKGILIPVCSLTNSI, from the coding sequence ATGACGCAATCTTTTCAGCGAACCCAAAAATCGTTCGTCGAGGCGATAAAAGATCCACAAACCTATCGAAACACTGACAGTGATAACGCCCGCCGAATGAAAATCTATCAGTCATTATTTTTTAATAATATAGACAATTTCGTGAGTACCGCGTTTCCAGTTTTGAAAGCAATCGTGTTCAAAATGTATGGTGCAAAAGGGTGGGAAAGTATCGTTCGTCAGTTCTTTATTGAGCATGAATGTCGCTCGCCTTATTTTTCTGAGATCAGCAAAGAGTTTGTTGAGTACCTTTCAACAGAGCCATCTTTCGATATTACTCTTCCTGACTTTGCTGCGGAACTTGCTCACTATGAGTGGCTCGAGCTTGACGTCAGTATTAGAAAGAATGAAGACAATGTTGAGTTCTATCAGCAAGAAAACAATGTTACCGCCGTTAGTGTTTCACCGTATGCCTCGTTAGCTTTATACCAATATGAAGTTCACCTGATAGGTGAAGATTACATTCCTGGTAAACCATCCCAAGAACAGCAGTTCTATATAGTTTATAGAGATCGCAACTATAACGTGCAATTTGCTCATGTTAATCCGGTTACTGCTATTTTAGTCAACACACTGGAACAAAGTGAAAAAGGAATGGAAATAGACCAATTGGCTAAGTCTTTATGCCGACAACTTCCGCAAATACCTTCGAATGTGCTTATAAATGGCATGAACCAAACTCTTATAGATATGCTACAAAAGGGAATATTGATTCCCGTATGTTCACTAACAAACAGTATTTAG
- the apt gene encoding adenine phosphoribosyltransferase, giving the protein MTAEYIKSVVKTVPDYPKPGILFRDVTSVLEDHKAFSSCISLLVEKYQGMGFTKIAGTEARGFLFGAPLAIEMGIGFVPVRKPNKLPREVVSESYELEYGMDTLEIHKDAIEPGDKVLLIDDLLATGGTIAASAKLIRSLGGEINHAGFIINLPDLGGEQKLNKLDIESYSICEFEGE; this is encoded by the coding sequence GTGACTGCAGAATATATTAAATCAGTAGTGAAAACCGTACCTGACTATCCAAAGCCAGGTATTTTATTTAGAGATGTGACTAGCGTTTTAGAAGATCACAAAGCATTCAGTAGCTGTATCTCGTTACTTGTAGAAAAGTATCAGGGTATGGGCTTCACCAAAATCGCGGGTACTGAAGCGCGCGGTTTCCTATTTGGTGCGCCATTGGCCATCGAAATGGGCATTGGTTTTGTTCCAGTAAGAAAACCCAATAAACTTCCTCGCGAAGTAGTGAGCGAAAGCTACGAGCTGGAATATGGCATGGATACATTGGAGATCCATAAAGATGCTATAGAGCCCGGCGATAAAGTCCTTCTTATTGATGACTTACTTGCTACCGGCGGCACTATTGCTGCATCTGCAAAGTTAATTCGTTCACTTGGTGGAGAAATAAACCACGCAGGTTTTATCATCAATCTTCCAGACTTAGGCGGCGAGCAAAAATTGAATAAGCTTGATATCGAAAGTTATTCAATTTGTGAATTTGAAGGCGAATAG